The Tripterygium wilfordii isolate XIE 37 chromosome 4, ASM1340144v1, whole genome shotgun sequence genome has a window encoding:
- the LOC119996274 gene encoding temperature-induced lipocalin-1-like: protein MAGRKGIEVVRNLDVQRYMGRWYEIASFPSFFQPKNGVNTRATYTLKDDGTVNVLNETWSDGKRSYIEGTAYKADPNSDEAKLKVKFYVPPFLPIIPVTGDYWVLYLDDDYQYALIGGPTKKYLWILCRQTHMDDEIYNMLLQKATDDGYDVSKLHKTPQSDPPPEAAEGPVDSKGIWWIISIFGK, encoded by the exons ATGGCAGGCAGGAAGGGAATTGAAGTGGTGAGGAATTTGGATGTACAGAGGTACATGGGTAGGTGGTATGAGATTGCATCATTTCCTTCATTTTTTCAGCCCAAGAATGGAGTGAATACAAGAGCTACCTACACTCTGAAGGATGATGGAACTGTGAATGTTCTCAATGAGACATGGAGTGATGGCAAGAGGAGTTACATAGAAGGAACTGCTTATAAGGCTGATCCTAACAGTGATGAGGCCAAGCTGAAAGTGAAATTCTATGTTCCTCCATTTTTGCCCATCATTCCTGTAACAGGGGATTACTGGGTCTTGTATCTTGATGATGATTATCAGTATGCCTTGATTGGAGGACCTACCAAGAAGTATCTCTGG ATACTTTGCAGGCAGACCCATATGGACGATGAGATCTACAATATGCTTCTGCAGAAGGCCACAGATGATGGCTACGATGTGAGCAAACTGCACAAGACTCCGCAGAGTGATCCACCTCCGGAAGCTGCCGAGGGTCCCGTAGATAGTAAAGGCATCTGGTGGATCATATCCATCTTCGGGAAGTAG
- the LOC119997627 gene encoding uncharacterized protein LOC119997627 produces MSRRSGACLRWCLVIFAIVSSLAVCGPAIYWKFKKGMGLGGSSSPCPPCICDCPPPLSLLKIAPGLANLSVTDCGGNDPELKQEMEKQFVDLLTEELKLQEAVVEEHNRHMNITLAEAKRVASQYQKEAEKCNAATETCEEARERAVALLTKEKKATSLWERRARQLGWGGE; encoded by the exons ATGTCAAGGCGATCAGGGGCTTGCTTGAGGTGGTGCTTGGTGATATTTGCAATAGTTTCATCTCTGGCCGTGTGTGGCCCTGCTATCTACTGGAAATTCAAGAAGGGCATGGGATTGGGTGGTTCTTCTTCTCCTTGCCCTCCTTGCATATGTGATTGTCCGCCTCCTCTTTCCCTTCTCAAGATTGCTCCTG GGTTGGCCAATCTCTCGGTCACAG ATTGTGGAGGTAATGACCCTGAACTCAAGCAGGAGATGGAAAAGCAGTTTGTGGATCTTCTAACAGAGGAATtaaaattgcaagaagctgTCGTTGAAGAGCACAACCGCCATATGAACATCACGTTGGCCGAGGCAAAAAGGGTGGCTTCCCAGTACCAAAAGGAAGCAGAAAAATGCAATGCTGCCACAGAAACATGCGAGGAGGCAAGAGAACGGGCCGTGGCATTGCTGACCAAGGAGAAAAAAGCGACTTCCTTGTGGGAGAGAAGAGCCCGCCAACTCGGCTGGGGAGGAGAATAA